A genomic segment from Streptomyces antibioticus encodes:
- a CDS encoding sensor histidine kinase → MQGRFKRDGSASAMPEPHGGTAPSNGSSSPQHAQNPGQAPSGDGGERSGRPGASASSGLPPTPKTKPSAGPPGPGSRVALRNWRISTRLVALLTLPVVAATSLGALRINQSMDDIQQLDNMKLLTEMTKQATELAVALQDERDRSAGPLAHGAKDTDFGVKGNRTKTDRSMTAFQDAAEKINVASTDGNLQGVRDTLVGLLGELGKLQQIRSSAYADEDNSMRTVDAYHQLITSLLDLSQDMAQATSNPEMIQRTRALAAFSTAKEWASVQRAVLAAALPANNTTFGKLSENDRQYADAARESEESELSSFRGIFGDEGAEDLLQPIEKGNPVIEESDTYATRALNSSSGLASLDKRSYQDWLDDSSTKIRQMNNIEHTLLEQMEQKARELRAESEQEAIISGALILLVLGVSLVGAFVVARSMIRSLRRLQETATRVAQDRLPELVKQLSESDPQDVDTSVESVGVHSRDEIGKVAAAFDDVHREAVRLAAEQALLRGNVNAMFTNLSRRSQGLIQRQLSLISELESREADPDQLSSLFKLDHLATRMRRNGENLLVLAGEEPGRRWTRPVPLVDVLRAAASEVEQYERIELSSVPTTEVAGRVVNDLVHLLAELLENATSFSSPQTKVKVTGHALPDGRVLIEIHDTGIGLSPEDLAAINERLASPPTVDVSVSRRMGLFVVGRLSQRHGIRIQLRPSDSGGTTALVMLPVDVAQGGKKPQPKPGQGGAAGGPAAAQAAAGAAAARRQAGQQGGSLGAGAPAAGGALGAGAGNGGRLAAGQGPRAALPGRDGAGRPAGNPPRAQQPPAAPPQGRPAPAGAGAGYGNQTQGASQNLQSSGTGGQGTDMFGGRPPQQRANKPEQGGRGRQPQLPPRGGPRAELPGGDNPQPRVTSWGDENAQPPVGRTSMDAPRGHEEPDTQQTSRMPRIDQRQGPAGPADFGRPAVPQQGQSPAGRQDTGQFPRPGAGANGQQPSGGGYTRSDVFGAPNGQHPQNGHAPANPNQFAAPQAYDNSSTGQFAQPGYDGSATGQHALPGHQDPSATGQFERPQLNGTGGYGQPQPSVPPRPAVRPEPEALPPATGPGDGRTPLYDTLETNWFHGGPQAGGQAPAPQAPQQPAPQQQAPANPQRAASTGAAWRTSPNDELVRQAERVRQPAAGGVTTSGLPRRVPRANLVPGTAQQQQHQTGPQVSRAPDDVRGRLTNLRRGIAQGRQAGNGPQTGSFPSPTHPQER, encoded by the coding sequence GTGCAGGGACGTTTCAAGAGGGATGGCAGTGCTTCGGCGATGCCGGAGCCGCACGGCGGGACTGCCCCCAGCAATGGCAGCTCCTCGCCCCAGCACGCCCAGAACCCGGGCCAGGCACCGTCCGGCGACGGCGGAGAGCGCTCCGGGCGCCCCGGCGCGTCGGCGTCGTCCGGTCTGCCCCCGACTCCGAAGACGAAGCCCTCGGCCGGTCCGCCCGGCCCCGGCTCGCGCGTGGCGCTGCGCAACTGGCGCATCTCCACCCGACTGGTGGCGCTGCTGACCCTCCCGGTGGTCGCGGCCACCTCGCTGGGTGCGCTGCGTATCAACCAGTCCATGGACGACATCCAGCAGCTCGACAACATGAAGCTGCTGACGGAGATGACCAAGCAGGCCACCGAGCTGGCCGTCGCGCTCCAGGACGAGCGCGACCGCTCGGCCGGCCCGCTGGCGCACGGCGCCAAGGACACCGACTTCGGCGTCAAGGGCAACCGGACCAAGACCGACCGGTCCATGACCGCCTTCCAGGACGCCGCCGAGAAGATCAACGTCGCGTCCACGGACGGCAACCTCCAGGGCGTCCGCGACACCCTCGTGGGTCTCCTCGGCGAGCTGGGCAAGCTCCAGCAGATACGCTCCAGCGCGTACGCGGACGAGGACAACTCGATGCGCACGGTGGACGCCTACCACCAGCTCATCACCAGCCTGCTCGACCTCTCCCAGGACATGGCGCAGGCCACCAGCAACCCGGAGATGATCCAGCGCACCCGCGCGCTGGCCGCCTTCTCCACCGCCAAGGAGTGGGCCTCCGTCCAGCGCGCCGTCCTCGCGGCCGCGCTGCCGGCGAACAACACCACCTTCGGCAAGCTCTCCGAGAACGACCGGCAGTACGCCGACGCCGCCCGCGAGAGCGAGGAGTCGGAGCTGTCGTCCTTCCGCGGCATCTTCGGCGACGAGGGCGCCGAGGACCTGCTCCAGCCCATCGAAAAGGGCAACCCGGTCATCGAGGAGTCCGACACCTACGCCACCCGGGCGCTCAACTCGTCCTCCGGTCTGGCGTCGCTGGACAAGCGGTCCTACCAGGACTGGCTGGACGACAGCAGCACCAAGATCCGCCAGATGAACAACATCGAGCACACGCTGCTCGAGCAGATGGAGCAGAAGGCCCGTGAGCTGCGGGCCGAGTCGGAGCAGGAAGCCATCATCTCCGGTGCGCTGATCCTGCTCGTGCTCGGTGTGTCGCTCGTCGGCGCCTTCGTCGTCGCCCGGTCCATGATCCGCTCGCTGCGCCGCCTCCAGGAGACCGCCACCCGGGTCGCCCAGGACCGCCTGCCCGAGCTGGTCAAGCAGCTCTCCGAGTCCGACCCGCAGGACGTCGACACGTCCGTGGAGTCGGTCGGTGTGCACTCCCGGGACGAGATCGGCAAGGTGGCCGCGGCCTTCGACGACGTGCACCGCGAGGCCGTCCGGCTCGCCGCCGAGCAGGCCCTGCTGCGGGGCAACGTCAACGCGATGTTCACCAACCTCTCGCGCCGCTCCCAGGGTCTGATCCAGCGCCAGCTCTCGCTGATCTCCGAACTGGAGTCCCGCGAGGCCGACCCGGACCAGCTCTCCTCGCTCTTCAAGCTCGACCACCTCGCCACCCGTATGCGCCGTAACGGTGAGAACCTCCTCGTCCTCGCGGGTGAGGAGCCCGGCCGCCGCTGGACCCGTCCGGTCCCGCTGGTCGACGTCCTGCGCGCCGCCGCCTCCGAGGTGGAGCAGTACGAGCGCATCGAACTGTCCTCCGTGCCGACCACCGAGGTCGCCGGCCGGGTCGTCAACGACCTCGTGCACCTCCTCGCCGAGCTGCTCGAGAACGCCACGTCGTTCTCGTCGCCGCAGACCAAGGTCAAGGTCACCGGTCACGCCCTGCCCGACGGCCGGGTGCTGATCGAGATCCACGACACCGGTATCGGTCTCTCCCCGGAGGACCTCGCCGCGATCAACGAGCGGCTCGCCTCGCCGCCCACCGTGGACGTCTCCGTCTCCCGGCGCATGGGCCTCTTCGTGGTCGGTCGTCTGTCCCAGCGGCACGGCATCCGCATCCAGCTCCGCCCGTCCGACTCCGGTGGTACGACCGCGCTGGTCATGCTGCCCGTGGACGTCGCCCAGGGCGGCAAGAAGCCCCAGCCCAAGCCCGGCCAGGGCGGTGCCGCGGGCGGTCCCGCCGCCGCGCAGGCCGCGGCCGGTGCCGCGGCGGCCCGCCGCCAGGCCGGCCAGCAGGGCGGTTCGCTCGGCGCCGGTGCCCCGGCGGCCGGCGGCGCCCTCGGCGCGGGCGCCGGCAACGGCGGCCGGCTCGCCGCCGGTCAGGGTCCCCGGGCCGCGCTGCCCGGCCGGGACGGCGCGGGCCGCCCCGCCGGCAACCCGCCGCGCGCCCAGCAGCCGCCCGCCGCTCCGCCGCAGGGCCGTCCGGCCCCGGCCGGCGCGGGTGCCGGGTACGGCAACCAGACCCAGGGCGCGTCGCAGAACCTCCAGTCCTCCGGGACCGGCGGGCAGGGCACCGACATGTTCGGCGGGCGTCCGCCGCAGCAGCGCGCGAACAAGCCCGAGCAGGGCGGCCGCGGCCGTCAGCCGCAGCTTCCGCCGCGCGGTGGTCCGCGTGCCGAGCTGCCCGGCGGCGACAACCCGCAGCCGCGGGTGACGAGCTGGGGCGACGAGAACGCCCAGCCGCCGGTCGGCCGCACCTCGATGGACGCCCCGCGCGGCCACGAGGAGCCGGACACCCAGCAGACCTCGCGGATGCCGCGGATCGACCAGCGTCAGGGCCCGGCCGGTCCCGCCGACTTCGGCCGCCCCGCCGTCCCGCAGCAGGGTCAGTCCCCGGCGGGCCGCCAGGACACGGGCCAGTTCCCGCGCCCGGGCGCCGGTGCCAACGGCCAGCAGCCCTCGGGCGGCGGCTACACCCGCTCCGACGTCTTCGGCGCCCCCAACGGCCAGCACCCCCAGAACGGTCACGCCCCGGCGAACCCGAACCAGTTCGCGGCTCCCCAGGCGTACGACAACAGCTCCACCGGACAGTTCGCCCAGCCCGGCTACGACGGCTCCGCCACCGGACAGCACGCGCTGCCCGGCCACCAGGACCCGTCCGCCACCGGTCAGTTCGAGCGTCCGCAGCTCAACGGGACGGGCGGCTACGGCCAGCCGCAGCCGTCGGTCCCGCCGCGTCCCGCCGTCCGCCCCGAGCCGGAGGCACTGCCGCCGGCCACGGGTCCGGGCGACGGCCGCACCCCGCTGTACGACACGCTGGAGACCAACTGGTTCCACGGCGGTCCGCAGGCGGGCGGTCAGGCTCCGGCACCGCAGGCCCCCCAACAGCCGGCGCCGCAGCAGCAGGCTCCTGCCAATCCGCAGCGAGCCGCGTCCACCGGCGCCGCATGGCGCACGTCTCCCAACGACGAGCTGGTCCGGCAGGCCGAGCGCGTCAGGCAGCCCGCCGCGGGCGGCGTCACCACCTCCGGCCTGCCGCGCCGGGTACCCCGGGCGAACCTCGTCCCGGGCACGGCTCAGCAGCAACAGCACCAAACCGGTCCGCAGGTCTCGCGTGCGCCTGACGACGTACGCGGCCGGCTGACCAATCTCCGTAGGGGCATCGCCCAGGGTCGACAGGCCGGCAACGGCCCGCAGACCGGCAGTTTCCCCAGCCCCACTCACCCGCAGGAGCGTTAG
- a CDS encoding fumarylacetoacetate hydrolase family protein → MRIARFSIDGNVAFGAVEGDKPDELVLDIIKGIPFADFQLSGTKVPLNKVRLLPPVLPNKVVAFGRNYAEHAKELGHEVPDAPFAFFKPSTSVIGPGDDIQYPPFSQELHHEAELAVVIGRMCREVPRERVADVIFGYTCANDITARDVQRREKQWARAKGFDTSCPLGPWVETDLDLARASDLTVQLTVNGQQRQLGRTSEMIHSIEDLIVNITEAMTLLPGDVILTGTPAGVGPLAVGDEVAVTIEGIGTLTNKVVKRG, encoded by the coding sequence GTGCGCATCGCCAGGTTCTCCATCGACGGGAACGTCGCCTTCGGCGCGGTCGAGGGCGACAAGCCGGACGAGCTCGTCCTCGACATCATCAAGGGCATCCCGTTCGCGGACTTCCAGCTCTCCGGCACCAAGGTGCCGCTGAACAAGGTCCGACTGCTCCCGCCCGTGCTGCCCAACAAGGTCGTGGCCTTCGGGCGCAACTACGCCGAGCACGCGAAGGAACTGGGCCACGAGGTGCCGGACGCCCCGTTCGCCTTCTTCAAGCCGTCCACCTCGGTGATCGGCCCCGGCGACGACATCCAGTACCCGCCCTTCTCGCAGGAACTCCACCACGAGGCGGAACTCGCCGTGGTCATCGGCCGGATGTGCCGCGAGGTCCCGCGCGAGCGCGTCGCGGACGTGATCTTCGGCTACACCTGCGCCAACGACATCACCGCCCGCGACGTCCAGCGCCGCGAGAAGCAGTGGGCCCGGGCCAAGGGCTTCGACACCTCCTGCCCGCTCGGCCCCTGGGTGGAGACGGACCTCGACCTGGCCCGCGCTTCCGACCTGACCGTGCAGCTCACGGTCAACGGCCAGCAGCGCCAGCTCGGCCGCACCAGCGAGATGATCCACTCCATCGAGGATCTGATCGTCAACATCACCGAGGCCATGACGCTGCTCCCCGGCGACGTGATCCTCACGGGCACCCCGGCAGGGGTCGGCCCCCTGGCTGTCGGCGACGAGGTCGCCGTCACCATCGAAGGCATCGGCACTCTCACCAACAAGGTTGTCAAGCGTGGCTAG
- the gltX gene encoding glutamate--tRNA ligase, translating into MASASGSPVRVRFCPSPTGNPHVGLVRTALFNWAFARHHQGTLVFRIEDTDAARDSEESYEQLLDSMRWLGFDWDEGPEIGGPHAPYRQSQRMDLYKDVAAKLLAAGRAYHCYCSQEELDTRREAARAAGRPSGYDGHCRDLSEAQVEEYRAQGRAPIVRFRMPDETITFTDLVRGELTFTPENVPDYGIVRANGAPLYTLVNPVDDALMEITHVLRGEDLLSSTPRQIALYKALIDLGVAKAIPAFGHLPYVMGEGNKKLSKRDPQASLNLYRERGFLPEGLLNYLSLLGWSLSADQDIFSTAELVAAFDIADVNPNPARFDLKKCEAINADHIRLLDVKDFTERCRPWLRAPFAPWAPEDFDEARWEAIAPHAQTRLKVLSEITDNVDFLFLPEPVFDETSWAKAMKEGADALLRTAREKLESADWTSAESLKEAVLAAGEAHGLKLGKAQAPVRVAVTGRTVGLPLFESLEILGKEKTLTRIDTALAKLTA; encoded by the coding sequence GTGGCTAGCGCATCCGGCTCTCCCGTACGCGTCCGTTTCTGTCCCTCGCCCACCGGTAACCCCCATGTGGGCCTGGTCCGCACCGCCCTGTTCAACTGGGCGTTCGCCCGGCACCACCAGGGCACCCTGGTCTTCCGCATCGAGGACACCGACGCGGCCCGCGACTCCGAGGAGTCGTACGAACAGCTCCTGGACTCGATGCGCTGGCTCGGCTTCGACTGGGACGAGGGCCCCGAGATCGGCGGCCCGCACGCGCCCTACCGCCAGTCGCAGCGGATGGACCTCTACAAGGACGTCGCCGCCAAGCTCCTCGCCGCCGGCCGCGCCTACCACTGCTACTGCTCCCAGGAGGAGCTGGACACCCGCCGTGAGGCCGCCCGCGCCGCCGGCCGCCCCTCCGGCTACGACGGCCACTGCCGCGATCTGTCCGAGGCGCAGGTGGAGGAGTACCGCGCCCAGGGCCGCGCCCCGATCGTCCGCTTCCGGATGCCCGACGAGACGATCACCTTCACGGACCTGGTCCGCGGCGAACTGACCTTCACCCCGGAGAACGTCCCGGACTACGGCATCGTCCGCGCCAACGGGGCGCCGCTCTACACGCTGGTCAACCCGGTCGACGACGCCCTCATGGAGATCACCCACGTGCTGCGCGGCGAGGACCTGCTGTCCTCCACGCCGCGGCAGATCGCCCTGTACAAGGCGCTGATCGACCTGGGCGTCGCCAAGGCGATCCCGGCCTTCGGGCACCTCCCGTACGTCATGGGCGAGGGCAACAAGAAGCTCTCCAAGCGTGACCCGCAGGCGTCCCTCAACCTCTACCGCGAGCGCGGCTTCCTCCCCGAGGGCCTGCTCAACTACCTCTCGCTGCTGGGCTGGTCGCTCTCCGCCGACCAGGACATCTTCAGCACCGCCGAGCTGGTCGCCGCCTTCGACATCGCCGACGTCAACCCCAACCCGGCGCGCTTCGACCTGAAGAAGTGCGAGGCGATCAACGCCGACCACATCCGGCTGCTGGACGTGAAGGACTTCACCGAGCGCTGCCGCCCGTGGCTGCGCGCCCCCTTCGCGCCCTGGGCGCCGGAGGACTTCGACGAGGCCCGCTGGGAGGCGATCGCCCCGCACGCCCAGACGCGTCTGAAGGTCCTCTCCGAGATCACCGACAACGTCGACTTCCTGTTCCTGCCGGAGCCGGTCTTCGACGAGACGTCGTGGGCGAAGGCGATGAAGGAGGGCGCGGACGCGTTGCTCCGCACCGCCCGCGAGAAGCTGGAGTCCGCCGACTGGACCTCGGCCGAGTCCCTGAAGGAGGCCGTCCTGGCCGCCGGTGAGGCCCACGGCCTCAAGCTCGGCAAGGCCCAGGCCCCGGTCCGCGTCGCCGTCACCGGCCGCACGGTCGGCCTCCCCCTCTTCGAGTCCCTGGAGATCCTGGGCAAGGAGAAGACCCTGACCCGCATCGACACGGCCCTGGCCAAGCTCACGGCCTGA
- a CDS encoding HAD family hydrolase, with amino-acid sequence MSIRAVVWDVDDTLFDYTTADREGMRAHLVAEGLMAGYGTPEQALDRWREVTDGQWARFSAGEVTFEGQRRDRVRVFLDRPELTDAEAEEWFRRYIGHYEAAWAVFPDVVPVLDALAASHRHAVLSNSSLTVQDHKLRVLGLHHRFETILCAAELGVSKPDAAAFLAACEALALPPHEVAYVGDHPEIDGRGAADAGLLSVWIDRRGGTAAVEPPSGRHRIVTLAELPAILGPDTRFGARSTFG; translated from the coding sequence ATGAGCATTCGTGCCGTGGTCTGGGACGTGGACGACACCCTCTTCGACTACACCACCGCGGACCGGGAGGGCATGCGGGCGCATCTCGTCGCCGAGGGGCTGATGGCCGGGTACGGCACCCCGGAGCAGGCCCTGGACCGGTGGCGGGAGGTCACCGACGGGCAGTGGGCGCGGTTCTCCGCCGGCGAGGTCACCTTCGAGGGGCAGCGGCGGGACCGGGTGCGGGTGTTCCTGGACCGGCCGGAGCTGACCGACGCGGAGGCCGAGGAGTGGTTCCGGCGCTACATCGGGCACTACGAGGCCGCCTGGGCGGTGTTCCCCGACGTCGTGCCCGTGCTCGACGCCCTCGCCGCCAGCCACCGGCACGCGGTGCTCTCCAACTCCAGCCTGACCGTCCAGGACCACAAGCTGCGCGTCCTCGGCCTGCACCACCGCTTCGAGACCATCCTGTGCGCCGCCGAGCTGGGCGTCTCCAAACCCGACGCCGCCGCCTTCCTCGCCGCCTGCGAGGCCCTCGCCCTGCCCCCGCACGAGGTGGCCTACGTCGGTGATCATCCGGAGATCGACGGCCGCGGCGCCGCCGACGCCGGACTGCTCTCGGTGTGGATCGACCGCCGCGGCGGCACGGCGGCCGTCGAGCCGCCGTCCGGCCGGCACCGGATCGTCACCCTCGCCGAACTGCCCGCGATCCTCGGCCCCGATACCCGTTTTGGAGCCCGGTCCACCTTCGGGTAA
- a CDS encoding MerR family transcriptional regulator, with the protein MRLAELSERSGVSTATIKYYLREGLLPPGHQVNATTAEYDEEHLRRLRLVRAMIQVGRIPVATVREVLGHVDDDSLGRTIRLGAALWALPRLPEPDAEDEHVTAARTEADDLLTALGWTNARLLTSISPAYRSLVVAVAALRRLGYDWDAELLAPYAELMHRAAVLDLDFVESRESEAERIETAVLGAILISPMLQALHRLAQEEESARRYGFE; encoded by the coding sequence ATGCGACTGGCCGAACTCAGCGAACGCAGCGGGGTCTCCACGGCGACGATCAAGTACTACCTGCGCGAGGGCCTGTTGCCGCCGGGACACCAGGTGAACGCGACGACCGCCGAGTACGACGAGGAGCATCTGCGGCGGCTGCGGCTGGTGCGGGCGATGATCCAGGTGGGCCGGATCCCGGTGGCGACGGTCCGCGAGGTGCTCGGGCATGTCGACGACGACTCCCTGGGCCGGACGATCCGGCTCGGCGCGGCCCTGTGGGCGCTGCCCCGGCTCCCGGAGCCGGACGCGGAGGACGAGCACGTCACGGCCGCGCGGACCGAGGCCGACGATCTGCTGACCGCCCTGGGCTGGACCAACGCCCGTCTGCTGACCAGCATCTCGCCGGCCTACCGTTCGCTGGTGGTGGCGGTGGCCGCGCTGCGTCGGCTCGGCTACGACTGGGACGCCGAACTGCTCGCGCCGTACGCCGAGTTGATGCACCGGGCGGCCGTACTGGACCTGGATTTCGTGGAGTCGCGGGAATCGGAGGCGGAGCGGATCGAGACGGCCGTCCTCGGGGCGATCCTGATCTCGCCGATGCTCCAGGCGCTGCACCGGCTGGCGCAGGAGGAGGAGTCGGCACGGCGGTACGGCTTCGAGTGA
- a CDS encoding DUF4188 domain-containing protein, translating into MSTTPSRTTADARGDVVVLLIGMRVNHFWAVHQWLPVMLAMFRMLAELKKDPERGLLSRVLLTASPRTYYVVQYWESKEKLYAYAGAPDAFHHRAWARLNRLEKGGKIRGHVGIWHEAYIVPEGSYEAIYGDMPAFGLAAAHGQVPLERRGRYAKDRYAYRSGEGAKEPESVREGS; encoded by the coding sequence ATGTCCACCACACCGAGTCGTACCACCGCCGACGCCCGCGGGGACGTCGTGGTCCTGCTGATCGGCATGCGGGTCAACCATTTCTGGGCCGTGCACCAATGGCTGCCGGTGATGCTGGCGATGTTCCGCATGCTGGCCGAGCTGAAGAAGGACCCGGAGCGCGGACTGCTGTCCCGGGTGCTGCTGACGGCCTCGCCGCGGACGTACTACGTCGTCCAGTACTGGGAGTCCAAGGAGAAGCTGTACGCGTACGCGGGCGCGCCCGACGCGTTCCACCACCGGGCGTGGGCGCGGCTCAACCGCCTGGAGAAGGGCGGGAAGATACGCGGGCACGTCGGCATCTGGCACGAGGCGTACATCGTGCCCGAGGGGTCCTACGAGGCCATCTACGGGGACATGCCGGCGTTCGGCCTCGCGGCCGCGCACGGGCAGGTGCCGCTGGAGCGGCGCGGACGGTACGCGAAGGACCGGTACGCGTACCGGTCGGGGGAGGGGGCGAAGGAGCCCGAGTCCGTGCGGGAAGGGTCCTGA
- the ndgR gene encoding IclR family transcriptional regulator NdgR: protein MDNSSGVGVLDKAALVLSALESGPATLAGLVAATGLARPTAHRLAVALEHHRMVARDMQGRFILGPRLAELAAAAGEDRLLATAGPVLTHLRDITGESAQLYRRQGDMRICVAAAERLSGLRDTVPVGSTLTMKAGSSAQILMAWEEPERLHRGLQGARFTATALSGVRRRGWAQSIGEREPGVASVSAPVRGPSNRVVAAVSVSGPIERLTRHPGRMHAQAVIDAAARLSEALRRTG, encoded by the coding sequence ATGGACAACAGTAGCGGCGTGGGCGTTCTGGACAAGGCGGCCCTTGTCCTGAGCGCCCTGGAGTCCGGTCCGGCCACCCTCGCGGGACTGGTCGCGGCCACCGGACTCGCACGACCAACGGCCCACCGACTGGCCGTGGCCCTGGAGCACCACCGCATGGTGGCACGCGACATGCAGGGCCGTTTCATCCTCGGACCCCGCCTCGCCGAGCTGGCCGCGGCCGCCGGCGAGGACCGTCTGCTCGCGACCGCGGGCCCGGTCCTCACGCATCTGCGGGACATCACGGGCGAGAGCGCGCAGCTCTACCGCCGCCAGGGCGACATGCGTATCTGCGTGGCCGCGGCGGAGCGCCTGTCCGGCCTGCGGGACACCGTCCCGGTCGGCTCCACGCTCACGATGAAGGCGGGTTCCTCGGCGCAGATCCTGATGGCCTGGGAGGAGCCGGAGCGGCTGCACCGCGGCCTCCAGGGCGCGCGCTTCACCGCGACCGCCCTGTCGGGCGTACGGCGCCGTGGCTGGGCCCAGTCGATCGGTGAGCGCGAGCCGGGTGTCGCGTCGGTCTCCGCGCCGGTGCGCGGGCCGTCGAACCGGGTGGTGGCGGCCGTGTCCGTCTCGGGCCCCATCGAGCGCCTGACGCGCCACCCGGGCCGGATGCACGCCCAGGCGGTCATCGACGCCGCCGCCCGCCTGTCCGAGGCCCTGCGCCGCACGGGCTGA
- the leuC gene encoding 3-isopropylmalate dehydratase large subunit: MGRTLAEKVWDDHVVRRAEGEPDLLFIDLHLLHEVTSPQAFDGLRQNGRPVRRLDLTIATEDHNTPTLDIDKPIADPVSRAQLETLRKNCAEFGVRLHPLGDVEQGVVHVVGPQLGLTQPGMTVVCGDSHTSTHGAFGGLAFGIGTSQVEHVLATQTLPMARPKTMAITVDGELPDGVTAKDLILAIIARIGTGGGQGYVLEYRGSAIEKLSMEARMTICNMSIEAGARAGMIAPDETTFAYLKGRPHAPEGEDWDAAVAYWKTLKTDDDAEFDAEVVIKAAELSPFVTWGTNPGQGAPLSSAVPDPASYEDASERLAAEKALEYMGLEAGQPLKSINVDTVFVGSCTNGRIEDLRAAAELIKGRKVADGVRMLVVPGSARVGLQAVSEGLDIVFKEAGAEWRHAGCSMCLGMNPDQLAPGERSASTSNRNFEGRQGKGGRTHLVSPQVAAATAVLGHLASPADLSADTPAPAGV; the protein is encoded by the coding sequence ATGGGTAGGACACTCGCGGAGAAGGTCTGGGACGACCACGTCGTCCGGCGCGCCGAGGGCGAGCCCGACCTTCTCTTCATCGATCTGCACCTCCTGCACGAGGTGACCAGCCCGCAGGCCTTCGACGGCCTGCGGCAGAACGGCCGCCCGGTGCGCCGTCTCGACCTCACCATCGCCACCGAGGACCACAACACCCCGACCCTCGACATCGACAAGCCCATCGCCGACCCGGTCTCCCGCGCCCAGCTCGAGACGCTGCGCAAGAACTGCGCCGAGTTCGGCGTCCGGCTGCACCCGCTGGGCGACGTCGAGCAGGGCGTCGTGCACGTCGTCGGCCCGCAGCTCGGTCTGACCCAGCCCGGTATGACCGTCGTCTGCGGTGACTCCCACACCTCCACGCACGGCGCCTTCGGCGGTCTGGCGTTCGGCATCGGCACCTCCCAGGTGGAGCATGTGCTGGCCACCCAGACGCTGCCCATGGCCCGCCCGAAGACCATGGCCATCACGGTCGACGGCGAACTGCCCGACGGCGTCACCGCCAAGGACCTGATCCTCGCGATCATCGCGCGGATCGGCACCGGCGGCGGCCAGGGCTACGTCCTGGAGTACCGCGGCTCCGCCATCGAGAAGCTCTCGATGGAGGCCCGGATGACCATCTGCAACATGTCGATCGAGGCCGGCGCCCGCGCGGGCATGATCGCCCCCGACGAGACCACCTTCGCGTACCTCAAGGGCCGCCCGCACGCGCCCGAGGGCGAGGACTGGGACGCCGCCGTCGCGTACTGGAAGACGCTGAAGACCGACGACGACGCCGAGTTCGACGCCGAGGTCGTCATCAAGGCCGCCGAACTCTCGCCGTTCGTCACCTGGGGCACCAACCCCGGTCAGGGCGCGCCGCTTTCGAGCGCGGTCCCCGACCCGGCTTCGTACGAAGACGCCTCGGAGCGCCTCGCCGCCGAAAAGGCCCTGGAATACATGGGGTTGGAGGCAGGCCAGCCGCTGAAGTCCATCAACGTGGACACCGTCTTCGTAGGTTCGTGCACCAACGGCCGCATCGAGGACCTGCGCGCCGCCGCCGAGCTGATCAAGGGCCGCAAAGTCGCCGACGGCGTACGGATGCTGGTCGTCCCCGGTTCCGCGCGGGTCGGTCTCCAGGCCGTCTCCGAGGGCCTGGACATCGTCTTCAAGGAGGCCGGCGCCGAATGGCGGCACGCGGGCTGCTCGATGTGTCTGGGCATGAACCCCGACCAGCTCGCCCCCGGTGAGCGCTCCGCGTCCACCTCCAACCGCAACTTCGAGGGCCGGCAGGGCAAGGGCGGCCGTACGCACCTGGTGTCGCCGCAGGTCGCGGCCGCCACGGCGGTCCTGGGCCACCTCGCGTCCCCCGCCGACCTGTCCGCCGACACCCCCGCGCCCGCTGGAGTCTGA
- the leuD gene encoding 3-isopropylmalate dehydratase small subunit, whose protein sequence is MEAFTTHTGRAVPLRRSNVDTDQIIPAHWLKKVTRDGFEDGLFEAWRKDPEFILNRPERQGATVLVAGPDFGTGSSREHAVWALQNYGFKTVISSRFADIFRGNSLKNGLLTVVIEQKIVDALWELTERDPQAEITVDLEAREVRAEGVTASFELDENSRWRLLNGLDDISITLQNEGDIAAYEAKRPSYKPRTLQS, encoded by the coding sequence ATGGAAGCATTCACCACGCACACCGGCCGGGCCGTCCCGCTGCGCCGCTCCAACGTCGACACCGACCAGATCATCCCTGCTCACTGGCTCAAGAAGGTCACGCGGGACGGGTTCGAGGACGGGCTGTTCGAGGCGTGGCGCAAGGACCCGGAGTTCATCCTCAACCGCCCCGAGCGGCAGGGCGCCACCGTGCTGGTCGCCGGCCCCGACTTCGGCACCGGCTCCTCGCGTGAGCACGCCGTCTGGGCGCTCCAGAACTACGGCTTCAAGACGGTCATCTCGTCCCGCTTCGCCGACATCTTCCGCGGCAACTCGCTGAAGAACGGCCTGCTCACCGTGGTGATCGAGCAGAAGATCGTGGACGCGCTCTGGGAGCTGACCGAGCGCGACCCGCAGGCCGAGATCACCGTCGACCTCGAAGCGCGCGAGGTGCGCGCCGAGGGCGTCACCGCCTCCTTCGAGCTGGACGAGAACTCCCGCTGGCGGCTGCTGAACGGGCTGGACGACATCTCCATCACCCTCCAGAACGAGGGCGACATCGCCGCCTACGAGGCCAAGCGCCCGTCGTACAAGCCGAGGACGCTCCAGAGCTGA